In Actinoplanes octamycinicus, the genomic window CGCGGTCGGCCGGGTCGGCGGAGGACGGGCGGTAGACGTGGTAGCCGGGAGGGGCCACGGGACGGTCGGCGCGCTGGGTGGGGGCGTCGTCGGCCGGGAGGCCGGTGGGTCCGCCGGCCGGGCTGGTGCCGGGTGGTGCGGAGGCGGCGCCGGTGCGGCCGGTGGGCCGGTCGACGGTGGGGAAGCGGCGGGTTTCCCTCGCGGGGGTGGCCGGTTTCTCGGTGGCGGCCTTCTTCTTGCGGCGGGCCGGCCACCAGCCGCGGGCTCGGGGCTCGTCGACCAGCGTCGGATCCGTCGTGCGGCCACCGCGAGGGGCCGAGCCGGGGTGGGTCGTGCCCCGGCCGGGCGCGGATGACGCGCCGTCAGAGGAAGAACGACCGGAGCCCGGAGCGGTGGAGGCCGCGCTACCGGGGTGGCGAGGCGGGATGTCGAAGTCGCGGGTGCCCGGGGGCGGGGTGCCTGACGGCTTGGCGCCCGGCGGAGTGCTGCTCGGCGGGCGGCGCGGGGACGGCGGGTGGTGGCCGGCGCGCTCGGGGACCGTCGGGGCGTCCGGCCACGGGTCGGTGGCCTCGTAGAACAGGGCTTCCTCGTCGTCTCGGGGCGCGGTGGGCGTACCGGAAGGGTCGGAAGGGTTTTCGGGGCGGCCCGCCAACCGCTCGTTGTGCAGGCGGGCGGCGGACCAGGCGGCTCGGGCGGCGGCCAGGACGGACAGCACGGCGGCCAGGGCGATGCCGACGCGGCCGGTGAGCGGAATCAGGCCGAGGCCGCCACCGGCGACCCAGGCCAGCATCAGCACGGTCTCCGAGTGGGCGAACGCGCTGGCTCGCAGGCGCTCCGGGACGCGCTCCTGGATGCTGGCGTCGACGGCCAGCTTGGCGATGCCGCTGAAGATCGCGGTGAGCAGCGCCAGCAGGGTGATCGTGGCCAGGTTGTAGAAGACGGTGGCCAGGATCGCCACGCCGGCGGTGACCACCAGGCCGCTGGACTGCAGGGCGAGCGGGCGGCGGATGCGCAGACCGGTGCCAGCCGCGGTGGACAGGAAGGTGCCGAGCGCCAGCGCGCCGCCGACCAGGCCGACCGCCGACCCCTTGCTCAGGGTGAAGCCGAGGACCCGGGTGTCCAGGTCACCGGCCATGATCGCGAAGGTCAGGTAGAGCAGCAGGAAACCGTAGAGCAGGCGCAGGCCGGAGCTGCCGATCAGGGCGGCCACCACCAGGCGCCCGGAGAGCGGACGGTCCGAGCCCCGGTTGAGCCCGAGGACGGTGCGCCAGGCGCGGGGCATCGCCTCCGGCGGGTCGGAGTCGGCGCGGGGCGGCAGGCGCAGCGCCACCACCATGCCGACCAGGAAGATCAGGGTGGCCACCCGCAGTGGCCACTGTGGGCCGAACTTGAAGGCGAGCAGGCCGATCGGGGCCACCACGGCGCCGGCGAAGGTGCCGTAGACGCTGGCCCGGGCACCCACCTGGGACAGCCCGACCCCCTCGGGCAGCAGCCGGGGGACCGCGGCCGAGCGGGCCACCCCGTAGGCCCGGGACAGGGCGAGGACGCCGAACGCCGCCGGATAGAGCGCCCAGCCGACCAGGTGGTCGGACATCACGAAGGCCAGGAACGCCCGGCCCAGCATGGTCGCCGCGAGCGCCCACCGCCGGCCGTGCCGGAAGTGGTCGAGCAGCGGACCGACCACCGGCGCCAGCAGCGCGAACGGCACCATCGTGATGAGCAGGTAGAGCGCGACCTTGCTGCGGGCCTCGCCGAGCGGGACGCTGAAGATCGTCCCGGCCAGGCCGATGGCGATCAGCGCGTCGCCGGCGCAGGAGACCGCGTGCAGGTCGAAGAGCCTGATCATGCCGATCTCGTTGGCCGCGCCGCGAGCGCGGGCGAGGCCGACCCGGCGGGTCGCCCAGGCGCCGGCGCCCAGCGAGCCGCGCACCACCAGGCGCACGGCTTTGATGCCGGTCCCGACGGTGCGTCCGAGAGTGGGAAGCAGCGCCATGGGAACCATCCTGACCTATTCGGGCGACCAACGGCTCGCCTTGTCCACAGGTATCTGGGGAGTCGTTGCGGCGCGTGCGGCCCAGTAGGCAACAATGGGCGGGTGACCTCCAGGACCACCACCCGTGCCGCCCGACTCGACCAGGTCTGTGCCGATGCCGTCGGTGTGGCCCGTGGCGCGATCACCGATGTGGACCCCACCGATGTCGGCGAGCACCTCGAGGTGATCGCCGAGGGCGACCGGGTGGTGACCCACTTCTTCGAGTCGCACCTTGACGGTTACCGCGGCTGGCGCTGGGCCGTCACGGTGACCCGGGTGCCGCGCAGCCGGCACGTGACGATCTGCGAGACCGTCCTGCTGCCCGGCCCGGACGCGCTGATGGCCCCCGGCTGGGTGCCGTGGAACGAGCGGGTGCAGCCCGGTGACCTGGGGGTCGGCGACCTGATGCCGACCGCGCCGGACGACGACCGGCTGACCCCGGGCTACGTGCTGAGCGACGACGCCGCGGTCGAGGAGGTCTCCTGGGAGCTCGGCCTGGGCCGGTCCCGGGTGATGTCCAAGGACGGCCGGATGGAGACCGCCCAGCGGTGGTATGACGGCGAGGCCGGCCCGGAGGCCCCGATCTCCACCGCCGCGCCGCGCAACGCGCGCTGCGGCACCTGTGGGTTCTACCTGCCGCTGGCCGGTTCGCTGCGGCAGATGTTCGGCGTCTGCGGCAACCTCTACGCGCCCGACGACGGCCGCGCGGTGAGCGCCGACCACGGCTGCGGGGCGCACTCCGAGGCGCTGCTGGCCGGCGCCGAGCAGCCGGTCGACGAGCTGCCCACGGTCTATGACGACAGTGAGGTGGAGACCGTGGCGGTGAGCCGCGGCCACGGCTCGGTGGAGTCAGGTGAGCCGGCCGAGGATTACGGCCACAGCTAGGAGCTCTCCTCCACGCGGAACTCCGGGTGCGTGAGCGCCCGGCGCCGTTTCCGGTTCCGATCGTGGACGATCATCGTGATCAGGCCGGGGATGCCGACCACGAAACCGGCCACGGCGATCTCGAACCACTCGTCGGGTGCGCCGGCGAGCCGGAGGACGACCGCGGCGATCACGAACGCGGCGAGCCCGGCGAGCGCGAACGGGACCATCGGCGGATCCAGCGGCTCCGGGCGTGGTTTGGTGCCGGTCACCACGGTGAGACCGGCCGGCGATGCGTCAGCCCGGGTCGCTGGAGACAGGTCACTCACTCCGACAGGGTAAGGCCATTACGGAACGTCTCGGCGCAGGACGTGAGAGTTGTAACATCACAGCGCTTTTGCCGAGGTCATCCGGTCTGAAAGCATGCGCGCGTCGTTCACTGTGCCACCCCGGAAGGGTCAGCATGTCATCAGTTGTAGAGACCTCCGCGCCGCGGAACGGTTTCGACCGCTTTTTCGAGATAACGAAGCGTGGCTCAACGCTGAGCCGTGAGATCCGTGGCGGTTTCGTCACTTTCTTCACGATGGCCTACATCGTCGTCCTCAACCCGCTCATCCTGGCCGGTGGTGCCGACCAGACCGGGGCGCACCTGCCGCTGGCCGCGCTCGCGGCGGGGACCGCGCTGGTCGCCGGCGTGATGACCATCCTGATGGGTGTGGTGGCCCGCTTCCCGCTGGCGCTGGCCGCCGGGCTGGGCGTGAACGCGCTGGTCGCCTACGAGATCGCCCCGCAGATGACCTGGGCCGACGCGATGGGCCTGGTGGTGATCGAGGGTGTGCTGATCGGCATCCTGGTGCTCACCGGCCTGCGGACCGCGGTGTTCAAGGCGGTCCCCACCCAGCTCAAGACCGCGATCGGGGTGGGCATCGGCCTGTTCCTGATGATCATCGGGCTGGTCGACTCGGGCTTCGTGCACCGGGTGCCGGACGCCTCCAACACCACCGTCCCGGTCGAGCTGGGCCTGGGCGGCAAGCTGCTCACCTGGCCGACCCTGGTCTTCGCGCTCGGCCTGCTCTTCACCCTGGTGCTCTTCGTCCGCAAGGTGAAGGGCGCGATCCTGATCGGCATCCTGGGCACCACGGTGCTGGCCATCGTGGTCGAGGCGATCGCCGGCGTCGGCTCGGTGGTCAAGAACCCGCACGGCTGGTCGCTGAACGTGCCGACCATGCCGGAGAAGGTGGTCGGCAGCCCGGACCTGTCGCTGCTCGGGCAGTTCAACCTGCTCGGCTCGTGGCAGGACGCCGGCTGGCTGGTCGCGCTGATGTTCGTCTTCACGCTGCTGGTGGCGGACTTCTTCGACACCATGGGCACGATGGTAGCGGTCGGCCAGGAGGGCGAGATGCTCGACGCCGAGGGCATGCCGCCGCGGACCAAGGAGATCCTGCTGGTCGACTCGATCGCGGCGGCGGCCGGCGGCGCGGCGAGCGTCTCCTCCAACACCTCGTTCGTGGAGAGCGCGTCGGGTGTCGGCGAGGGCGCCCGCACCGGCGTGGCGAACCTGGTCACCGGCGGGCTCTTCCTGGTGGCCATGTTCTTCTCGCCGCTGGTGCAGGTGGTGCCGTTCGAGGCGGCGTCGACCGCGCTGGTGGTGGTCGGCTTCCTGATGATGACCGCGGTCCGGCAGATCGACTGGACCGACTGGTCGATCGCGGTGCCGGCCTTCCTGACCATCACGATCATGCCGTTCACCTACTCGATCTCGAACGGGATCGGGGCCGGGATCATCTCCTACGTCGTGCTGAAGGCGGCCACCGGCAGGGCCCGGGAGATCCACCCGATCCTGTACGGGGTGGCGGTGCTGTTCGTGCTGTACTTCTGCCGCGGCCCGCTGGAGTCCTGGGTCCTCTGAGCTGCTTGACGTCGTCACCGGGTGCGTTAGCGTGCCCGGTGACGGCTGTCATACGGTCGATCGCATGTCGTTAGCCATGCTCATTAGCTAGGCTAAGTATCGTGACGGAGCGGGTGATGACGACGGAGCGCACAGCGGAGTCGCTGGCCAAGACGCTGCGGGAAGCGATCATCCGATTCAGCCGGCGAGTCCGCCAGGCCCGTCCCGTCGGTGACCTCACGTTCAGTCAGCTCTCCGCGCTGACCAGCCTCCAGCTGGCCGGCGCGCTGACGCCACGTGAGCTCGCCGATGTGGAACGGGTGCAGCCCCCGACGATGACCAAGATCATCGGGAAGCTGGAGGATCGCGGGCTGGTGGCGCGGACGCCGCACCCCACCGACGGGCGCCAGGTGATCCTGGCCGCCACCGACGAGGGCCGGGCGGTCTACGCGCTGCACGAGCGGGCTCGGAACGAGTGGCTGGCCGTGGAGTTGGCACGGCTCACCCCCGAGGAGCGGGAGACCCTCGCGCGCGCCGCGGAGATCATGCAGCGCGTCGCCCGCGGCTGAGAGCCCGCTGGTCGTCCGCTTCGTCACGCGACGATGACGCGTACGACAGCGAGGGGGCACCACCGCATGCGGGCAGTGCTGAACACGACCTTCCGATCCCTGCGAGTCCGGAACTATCGCCTCTTCGCCGGTGGCCAGCTGATCAAGCTGATCGGTGTCTGGATGATGTTCACCGCCCAGGACTGGCTGGTCCTGGAGTTGTCGGACAACTCGCCCGGGGCGCTCGGTGTGGTCACCGCCCTGCAGTTCGTCCCGGTCATGCTGCTGACCCTCTACAGCGGGCGGCTCGCCGACCGCTACGACAAGCGCAAGCTGCTGATCGTGGCGAACACGGTCTTCGCCGTCACCGCGGTCACCTTCGCGGTCATCGTCGCCTCCGGCATCGTCCAGCTCTGGCACGTCTTCCTCTTCGCGCTGCTCTTCGGCATCGCCAACTCGGTGGAGACGCCGGTCCGGCAGGCCTTCGTCTCCGAGTTGGTCGAGCTGCCGCTGCTGCCGAACGCGCTGGCCCTCTCCGCCGCCACCTTCAACTGCGCCCGGATCGGCGGCCCGGCGGTGGCCGGCGTGCTGCTCTCGCTGCTCTCCACCCGCGGCGTGTTCCTGATCGCCACCGCGCTGGCGATCGCCCCGGTCTTCACCTACCTACGGATGAACACCACCGAGCTGTACGGCATCGAGCGCGCGGCGCGCGGTGACGCCCGGGTGCTGGACGGCCTGAAGTACGTCGGCAAGCGCTCCGACCTGCTCCTGCCGATCTGTCTGATGGCGGTGGTCGGCATGATCGGCTTCAACTTCCCGGTCACCCTGGCCGCCCTGGCGAAGATCGACTTCCACGCCGGCGCCTCCTCGTTCGGCCTGCTCACCACGGCACTGGCGGTCGGGTCGCTGGGCGGCGCGCTGGCCGGCAGCGCCCGGCGGTCCCGGCCCGGGGCGTACCGGGTGATCGGCGCCGCGCTGGCCTTCGGGGTGCTGGAGTTCGCGGTCGGGTTCGCCCCCACCTTCCTCAGCGCCATGCTGCTGCTGGTGCCGACCGGGTTCTTCTCGATCTATCTGGCCCAGGCGGCCAACCACCGGGTGCAGATGGGAGTGGACGCGGCGTACCGGGGCCGGGTGATGGCGCTCTACGTGCTGGTCTTTCTGGGCAGCACGCCGATCGGGGCGACGCTGGCCGGCTGGTGGGGCGAGCGGTACGGGGTGCCGTCGAGCATCTGGATGGGCGGGCTGGTGTCGTTCCTCGCCTCGGTGGTGGCGCTGGTGTGGCAGCTGCGCACCAGCGGCGACCGGTTGGAGTTCCGGGTGCGGCCCCGGTTCGGGATCCGGCTGGCTCCGGCCGGTGAGCGGCCGGCCGTGGAGCCGGCGGCCGGGGACGAGCGGTCCCCGGAGTCGTCCTCGGTGGACCGGTCGGCGGCGGAGCGTCCGGAGATCGCGCCGATCCAGGTCCGTGACCGGGTTTCCGGCCCGGATCGGGAGCAGGATCGGGATCGGCGGCCGGGCCGCGGGCGGGAGCCGGTGGCCCGCCTCTGA contains:
- a CDS encoding DUF3027 domain-containing protein; amino-acid sequence: MTSRTTTRAARLDQVCADAVGVARGAITDVDPTDVGEHLEVIAEGDRVVTHFFESHLDGYRGWRWAVTVTRVPRSRHVTICETVLLPGPDALMAPGWVPWNERVQPGDLGVGDLMPTAPDDDRLTPGYVLSDDAAVEEVSWELGLGRSRVMSKDGRMETAQRWYDGEAGPEAPISTAAPRNARCGTCGFYLPLAGSLRQMFGVCGNLYAPDDGRAVSADHGCGAHSEALLAGAEQPVDELPTVYDDSEVETVAVSRGHGSVESGEPAEDYGHS
- a CDS encoding NCS2 family permease; this translates as MSSVVETSAPRNGFDRFFEITKRGSTLSREIRGGFVTFFTMAYIVVLNPLILAGGADQTGAHLPLAALAAGTALVAGVMTILMGVVARFPLALAAGLGVNALVAYEIAPQMTWADAMGLVVIEGVLIGILVLTGLRTAVFKAVPTQLKTAIGVGIGLFLMIIGLVDSGFVHRVPDASNTTVPVELGLGGKLLTWPTLVFALGLLFTLVLFVRKVKGAILIGILGTTVLAIVVEAIAGVGSVVKNPHGWSLNVPTMPEKVVGSPDLSLLGQFNLLGSWQDAGWLVALMFVFTLLVADFFDTMGTMVAVGQEGEMLDAEGMPPRTKEILLVDSIAAAAGGAASVSSNTSFVESASGVGEGARTGVANLVTGGLFLVAMFFSPLVQVVPFEAASTALVVVGFLMMTAVRQIDWTDWSIAVPAFLTITIMPFTYSISNGIGAGIISYVVLKAATGRAREIHPILYGVAVLFVLYFCRGPLESWVL
- a CDS encoding MarR family winged helix-turn-helix transcriptional regulator, whose translation is MTERVMTTERTAESLAKTLREAIIRFSRRVRQARPVGDLTFSQLSALTSLQLAGALTPRELADVERVQPPTMTKIIGKLEDRGLVARTPHPTDGRQVILAATDEGRAVYALHERARNEWLAVELARLTPEERETLARAAEIMQRVARG
- a CDS encoding MFS transporter, which produces MRAVLNTTFRSLRVRNYRLFAGGQLIKLIGVWMMFTAQDWLVLELSDNSPGALGVVTALQFVPVMLLTLYSGRLADRYDKRKLLIVANTVFAVTAVTFAVIVASGIVQLWHVFLFALLFGIANSVETPVRQAFVSELVELPLLPNALALSAATFNCARIGGPAVAGVLLSLLSTRGVFLIATALAIAPVFTYLRMNTTELYGIERAARGDARVLDGLKYVGKRSDLLLPICLMAVVGMIGFNFPVTLAALAKIDFHAGASSFGLLTTALAVGSLGGALAGSARRSRPGAYRVIGAALAFGVLEFAVGFAPTFLSAMLLLVPTGFFSIYLAQAANHRVQMGVDAAYRGRVMALYVLVFLGSTPIGATLAGWWGERYGVPSSIWMGGLVSFLASVVALVWQLRTSGDRLEFRVRPRFGIRLAPAGERPAVEPAAGDERSPESSSVDRSAAERPEIAPIQVRDRVSGPDREQDRDRRPGRGREPVARL
- a CDS encoding DUF2530 domain-containing protein, with amino-acid sequence MVPFALAGLAAFVIAAVVLRLAGAPDEWFEIAVAGFVVGIPGLITMIVHDRNRKRRRALTHPEFRVEESS
- a CDS encoding MFS transporter, which gives rise to MALLPTLGRTVGTGIKAVRLVVRGSLGAGAWATRRVGLARARGAANEIGMIRLFDLHAVSCAGDALIAIGLAGTIFSVPLGEARSKVALYLLITMVPFALLAPVVGPLLDHFRHGRRWALAATMLGRAFLAFVMSDHLVGWALYPAAFGVLALSRAYGVARSAAVPRLLPEGVGLSQVGARASVYGTFAGAVVAPIGLLAFKFGPQWPLRVATLIFLVGMVVALRLPPRADSDPPEAMPRAWRTVLGLNRGSDRPLSGRLVVAALIGSSGLRLLYGFLLLYLTFAIMAGDLDTRVLGFTLSKGSAVGLVGGALALGTFLSTAAGTGLRIRRPLALQSSGLVVTAGVAILATVFYNLATITLLALLTAIFSGIAKLAVDASIQERVPERLRASAFAHSETVLMLAWVAGGGLGLIPLTGRVGIALAAVLSVLAAARAAWSAARLHNERLAGRPENPSDPSGTPTAPRDDEEALFYEATDPWPDAPTVPERAGHHPPSPRRPPSSTPPGAKPSGTPPPGTRDFDIPPRHPGSAASTAPGSGRSSSDGASSAPGRGTTHPGSAPRGGRTTDPTLVDEPRARGWWPARRKKKAATEKPATPARETRRFPTVDRPTGRTGAASAPPGTSPAGGPTGLPADDAPTQRADRPVAPPGYHVYRPSSADPADRDPTPGEDA